From Candidatus Dormiibacterota bacterium, the proteins below share one genomic window:
- a CDS encoding EVE domain-containing protein, giving the protein MNWLFKEEPTHYSFDDLVKDGRTRWSGVKNPLAQQHLRAVRRGDRILYYHTGGEKAVVGMARAAGDAFPDPEDPSGKRAAVDILPDGRLPRPVTLGEIKKLKEFAKFPLVRISRLSVMPVADREWDAIVKMSG; this is encoded by the coding sequence ATGAACTGGCTCTTCAAAGAAGAACCGACGCACTACAGCTTCGACGACCTCGTGAAAGACGGGCGGACGCGCTGGTCGGGCGTGAAGAACCCGCTGGCGCAGCAGCACCTCAGGGCCGTCCGCCGGGGCGACCGGATCCTGTACTACCACACCGGCGGCGAGAAGGCGGTGGTCGGGATGGCCCGGGCCGCGGGGGACGCGTTCCCCGACCCCGAAGATCCGTCGGGCAAGCGCGCGGCGGTGGACATCCTCCCCGACGGGAGGCTGCCCCGGCCGGTGACGCTCGGCGAGATCAAGAAGCTGAAGGAGTTCGCGAAGTTTCCGCTGGTGCGCATCTCGCGGCTGTCGGTCATGCCGGTCGCCGACCGCGAGTGGGACGCCATCGTGAAGATGTCGGGGTGA
- a CDS encoding metallopeptidase family protein, with protein MDRARFERLVSEAIESLPDDFKERLDNVAIIVEDLPSPGESRRFGRRGGRLLGLYQGQPLTRRDSRYGMVFPDKITIFQGNVEAIGGSDAEIREEVRRTVLHEIAHHFGIDDNRLHDLGY; from the coding sequence GTGGACCGGGCGCGTTTCGAGCGGCTGGTGTCGGAGGCGATCGAATCGCTTCCGGACGACTTCAAGGAGCGGCTCGACAACGTCGCGATCATCGTGGAGGACCTGCCGTCCCCGGGAGAGTCGCGGCGTTTCGGCCGCCGCGGCGGCCGCCTCCTCGGACTGTACCAGGGCCAGCCGCTGACACGCCGGGACTCACGGTACGGCATGGTGTTTCCCGACAAGATCACCATCTTCCAGGGGAACGTCGAAGCGATCGGCGGGAGCGACGCCGAGATCCGGGAGGAGGTCCGCAGGACGGTGCTGCACGAGATCGCCCACCACTTCGGCATCGATGATAACAGGCTGCATGACCTCGGCTACTGA
- a CDS encoding ferritin-like domain-containing protein: MQSADFLRELDGLKQEGLRALTASGSAALGAAGAGIGAGTGDQVRLLQIALANEISVSELAALWIPSTPEVDVKVALARQAGDEARHFELVGKRLKELGFDPAAFVPPQPNALFDYLKSLQTSIERVAAGLYTLESIAYEVNENFMRLCSGRGDAETLRLYRNFIQPDEEAHQRLGAALLLKHATTPGSQDAARAAVLKTIEIAGTLRARAALLIGTPCFPGC, translated from the coding sequence ATGCAGAGCGCCGACTTCCTGCGGGAGCTGGACGGTCTGAAGCAGGAGGGGCTGCGCGCTCTCACCGCCTCGGGAAGCGCCGCGCTTGGCGCGGCGGGGGCGGGGATCGGCGCCGGCACGGGGGACCAGGTCCGGCTGCTTCAGATCGCCCTCGCGAACGAGATCAGCGTCAGCGAGCTGGCGGCGCTGTGGATCCCCTCGACACCCGAGGTGGACGTCAAGGTGGCGCTGGCCCGCCAGGCCGGAGACGAGGCGCGGCATTTCGAGCTCGTGGGGAAGCGGCTCAAGGAACTGGGGTTCGATCCCGCGGCTTTCGTTCCGCCGCAACCGAACGCGCTGTTCGACTACCTCAAGTCCCTGCAGACGTCGATCGAGCGGGTGGCCGCGGGTCTCTACACCCTGGAGTCGATCGCCTACGAGGTCAACGAGAACTTCATGCGCCTGTGCAGCGGGCGCGGCGACGCGGAGACGCTGCGTCTGTACCGCAACTTCATCCAGCCGGACGAGGAGGCGCACCAGAGGCTCGGCGCGGCCCTCCTCCTGAAGCACGCGACGACGCCCGGCTCGCAGGACGCGGCGCGCGCCGCGGTCCTGAAGACGATCGAGATCGCCGGGACCTTGCGCGCCAGGGCGGCTTTGCTCATCGGCACGCCCTGCTTTCCAGGGTGCTGA